A window of Castanea sativa cultivar Marrone di Chiusa Pesio chromosome 1, ASM4071231v1 contains these coding sequences:
- the LOC142622177 gene encoding aluminum-activated malate transporter 9-like, whose amino-acid sequence MNGKKGNCCIEINIPSSATKAGRKSGGNGFSCKAWIWNVWEFCKEDSNRVLFSFKVGLAVLLVSLLILFEAPYEVFGTNIIWSILTVAIMFEYTVGATFNRGFNRALGSLLAGILAIIVAQFAICAGRIAEPFIIGASIFLIGTLTSFIKQWPSFVPYEYGFRVILFTFCLIIVSGYRVGNPIKTSMDRLYSIAIGGFVAVFVNVLVFPIWAGEQLHQELVNGFNAVAASLEECVKKYLEEEESEHPEFTKNVMDDFPDEPAYKKCRTTLNSAAKLESLAGAAKWEPPHGRFRHFFYPWSEYVKVGAVLRYCAYEVMALHGVLHSEIQAPYNLRSTFKTEILEAANQAAKLVKSLGEDIRVMKRSQKNPLIKKVHSSTEKLQRAIDTHSYLLTSISETPDTFSKPSLPSKLSLSLSSTPCEFSSQLANLDSNNQEKDSNPTIQNNPLGTLPLPRTESYHETMRKHSRRLHSWPSREVDAFEEEGGSNTDLLPRMAALESTAALSLATFTSLLIEFVARVDHLVEVVDKLSKMAKFKHEVL is encoded by the exons ATGAATGGGAAAAAGGGGAATTGCTGCATTGAGATCAATATCCCTTCATCGGCTACTAAAGCTGGCAGGAAGTCTGGTGGTAATGGCTTCTCATGTAAGGCCTGGATTTGGAATGTATGGGAGTTTTGCAAAGAAGACAGCAACAGGGTATTATTCTCATTCAAAGTTGGCCTAGCTGTTCTTCTTGTATCTTTGCTTATACTATTCGAAGCACCTTATGAAGTATTTGGCACCAACATCATCTGGTCCATCCTAACGGTTGCCATCATGTTCGAATATACAGTCG GTGCAACATTTAATCGAGGATTCAACCGGGCGCTTGGAAGCTTGCTTGCTGGAATTTTGGCTATTATTGTTGCTCAGTTTGCTATATGTGCTGGCCGGATTGCTGAGCCTTTTATAATTGGCGCCAGCATTTTTCTGATTG GGACTCTTACATCATTCATAAAACAATGGCCATCATTTGTACCATATGAGTATGGATTCAGGGTCATACTTTTCACCTTCTGCTTGATCATCGTTTCTGGTTACCGCGTGGGAAACCCAATTAAGACATCCATGGATCGCCTCTACTCAATAGCCATTGGAGGGTTTGTAGCTGTGTTTGTGAATGTACTTGTTTTTCCTATATGGGCAGGAGAGCAATTACACCAGGAGCTAGTTAATGGTTTCAATGCAGTGGCTGCCTCACTTGAAG AATGTGTGAAGAAATATTTAGAAGAGGAGGAATCAGAGCATCCAGAATTCACAAAAAATGTCATGGATGACTTTCCAGATGAACCTGCTTACAAAAAATGCCGAACCACCTTGAACTCCGCAGCAAAACTAGAGTCCTTG GCTGGTGCAGCAAAATGGGAGCCACCACATGGGAGGTTCAGACACTTCTTCTATCCATGGTCAGAGTACGTAAAAGTTGGAGCAGTTTTGCGATACTGTGCTTATGAGGTTATGGCTCTTCATGGTGTTCTACACTCTGAAATTCAG GCACCATACAATCTCCGAAGCACATTCAAGACTGAAATCCTAGAGGCAGCAAACCAGGCTGCAAAACTGGTAAAGAGCCTAGGCGAAGACATACGAGTCATGAAACGAAGCCAAAAAAAccctttaataaaaaaagttcaCAGCTCAACAGAGAAACTCCAACGAGCCATAGATACTCACTCTTACCTCCTCACATCCATTAGTGAGACACCAGATACTTTTTCCAAGCCATCATTACCTAGTAAGCTCTCTTTGAGCTTGTCATCCACACCCTGTGAGTTCTCAAGCCAGTTGGCCAATCTTGACAGCAACAACCAAGAAAAAGATTCAAACCCCACAATCCAAAACAATCCCCTAGGGACTCTCCCACTGCCAAGGACTGAGTCTTATCATGAAACAATGAGGAAGCATTCAAGAAGGCTGCATTCATGGCCATCTAGAGAGGTTGATGCTTTTGAAGAAGAGGGAGGTTCTAATACAGACCTTTTGCCTAGGATGGCTGCATTGGAGAGCACTGCAGCATTGTCACTAGCCACCTTTACTTCCTTGCTTATTGAGTTTGTGGCTAGGGTTGATCACTTGGTTGAAGTTGTTGATAAGCTTTCTAAGATGGCCAAGTTCAAGCATGAAGTGTTGTAG
- the LOC142625035 gene encoding uncharacterized protein LOC142625035, which translates to MDKSWMDIKDRTSVGYRNGVAQFLNFASQHAQRDGTIVCPCRKCVHSTMLAIDDVQIHLVSHGICRGYRRWTFHEESSSRKTSVRTPSTSVQENSNENSNMREMLHHMFPMHDMVPEPMGEDMASDPMVGDPSVEQPTQGPNEESLQFLKLLKDVEEPCYEGCTKFSKLSVIVYLYHLKCLLGWSNKSVTFLLQFLQELLPSSAKLPKDYYEAKKIIKDLGLSYEKIDACPNDCMLFWKENSNLEACSNCNHSRWASNEVGVPTNTNAPSKKVKKKAAKILRWFPLKPRLKRLFMSPEVAPHMKWHVDGRTNDGLMRHPVDSEAWKSFDSKYVEFSSEPRNVRLGLAADGFNPFSNMSTAHSTWPVMLVPYNLPPWMCMKRAYFMLSLLILGPTSPGNDIDVYLQPLIQELKELWDVGVETFDVSSNSSFQMHAALLWTINDFPAYADLSGWSTKGALACPSCNYDPQSRWLKHGRKFSYIGHRRFLDRDHEFHNHDKEFDGRTDFSRALVVVLGSEIIAQTEPVVDVVFGKKKDNLTNKRKRGEHALCIWKKRSIFFSLPYWENHMLRHNLDVMHIEKNVVDNVIGTVLNMDGKKKDNLKARLDLEEMGIRSELYLEELGSDKTYKPPACFEMTASEKDSFLQVLKGVSVPDGYASNVSRCAKLKERKISGMKSHDSHILMQQLFPIAIRGSLPDEVSKHLIELSCFFREICSKVLSLEDLESLQKRIAVMLCELEKIFPPSFFTVMVHLLIHLTDEAKIAGPVHYRWMYPVER; encoded by the coding sequence ATGGACAAGAGTTGGATGGATATTAAAGATAGGACATCTGTGGGTTATAGAAATGGAGTTGCACAATTCTTAAATTTTGCATCTCAACATGCCCAACGAGATGGTACGATTGTTTGTCCATGTCGAAAATGTGTACATTCAACAATGTTGGCTATAGATGATGTACAAATTCATCTAGTATCACATGGGATTTGTAGGGGTTATCGACGTTGGACTTTTCACGAGGAATCATCATCTAGAAAGACATCTGTTAGAACTCCTAGTACCTCTGTCCAAGAAAACTCaaatgaaaatagtaatatgCGTGAAATGTTGCATCACATGTTCCCTATGCATGATATGGTGCCCGAACCAATGGGAGAAGATATGGCATCAGATCCTATGGTAGGAGACCCTAGTGTGGAACAACCTACACAAGGTCCTAATGAAGAGTCACTCCAATTTCTCAAATTGCTCAAAGATGTTGAGGAACCTTGTTATGAAGGttgtacaaagtttagcaaattGTCAGTTATTGTGTATTTGTACCACTTGAAGTGTCTACTTGGTTGGAGCAACAAATCAGTCACCTTCTTGCTTCAATTTTTGCAAGAGCTACTACCTTCAAGTGCAAAGTTGCCAAAAGACTATTATgaggcaaaaaaaattattaaggatctgggtttgagttatgAGAAGATTGATGCTTGCCCCAACGATTGTATGTTGTTTTGGAAGGAAAATTCCAACCTCGAAGCTTGCTCAAATTGTAACCATTCAAGGTGGGCAAGCAATGAGGTCGGAGTTCCAACAAATACAAATGCTCCTTCCAAGAAGGTAAAGAAGAAAGCTGCAAAAATCTTAAGATGGTTCCCTTTGAAGCCAAGGTTGAAACGATTGTTTATGTCTCCCGAAGTAGCTCCCCACATGAAATGGCATGTTGATGGTCGTACAAATGACGGGTTGATGAGGCATCCTGTTGACTCTGAAGCTTGGAAGTCTTTTGACTCTAAGTATGTAGAATTCTCATCTGAGCCTCGTAATGTTAGACTTGGATTAGCAGCTGATGGATTCAACCCGTTCTCCAATATGAGTACTGCTCATAGTACTTGGCCTGTCATGTTGGTCCCATACAATCTTCCTCCTTGGATGTGTATGAAAAGGGCTTatttcatgttatcattattgaTTCTTGGTCCAACCTCTCCTGGGAACGATATAGATGTGTACTTACAGCCCTTaatacaagaactcaaggaaTTATGGGATGTTGGAGTAGAAACGTTTGATGTGTCTTCCAATAGCTCATTTCAAATGCATGCAGCATTGTTGTGGACCATAAATGATTTTCCTGCATATGCTGATCTTTCAGGTTGGAGTACCAAAGGTGCTCTTGCATGTCCTTCTTGTAACTACGATCCTCAATCTCGTTGGTTAAAACATGGAAGAAAATTCAGCTATATTGGACATAGGCGATTCTTGGATAGGGATCATGAATTTCACAATCATGATAAGGAGTTTGATGGGCGTACAGATTTTAGTAGAGCTCTTGTTGTAGTGCTAGGAAGTGAAATCATTGCGCAAACAGAACCTGTGGTTGATGTTGTTTTtgggaagaaaaaagataatttgacaaataagagaaaaagagggGAGCATGCCTTGTGTATATGGAAGAagagaagtatattttttagctTGCCTTACTGGGAGAACCACATGTTACGTCACAATCTTGATGTGATGCATATAGAAAAAAATGTGGTTGACAATGTAATTGGCACAGTGTTGAACATGGATGGAAAGAAGAAAGATAACTTAAAGGCACGCCTTGACTTAGAAGAAATGGGTATAAGAAGTGAACTTTATCTTGAGGAGCTTGGTAGTGATAAGACATATAAGCCACCTGCTTGCTTTGAAATGACTGCTAGtgaaaaagatagttttttgcaAGTTTTGAAGGGTGTAAGTGTGCCGGATGGCTATGCTTCAAATGTATCCCGTTGTGCTAAACTTAAAGAACGCAAGATTTCTGGGATGAAGAGCCATGATAGTCATATCTTAATGCAACAACTTTTTCCAATAGCTATACGTGGATCTTTGCCAGATGAAGTAAGCAAGCATTTGATTGAGTTATCTTGTTTCTTTAGGGAAATATGTTCCAAAGTATTGAGTTTGGAAGATCTTGAGAGTCTTCAGAAGAGAATCGCAGTGATGTTGTGCGAATTGGAAAAGATATTCCCTCCCTCTTTCTTTACAGTTATGGTACATCTACTCATTCATTTGACTGACGAAGCCAAGATTGCTGGCCCAGTTCATTATCGTTGGATGTATCCCGTAGAGCGATAA